One window of the Rhodococcus sovatensis genome contains the following:
- a CDS encoding cytochrome c oxidase subunit 4: MKIEAKIFEVLTVFFLLVGIVYALFTGFSRTGVEWAGVTAIALSVGLTLIIGTYFRFVARRLDTRPEDFDDAEISDGAGDLGFFSPGSFWPILLAGAASVAAIGFAFFLWWLIAFGVVLILAAAAGLVFEYHLGPEKH, translated from the coding sequence ATGAAAATCGAAGCCAAGATCTTCGAGGTCCTGACTGTCTTCTTTCTTCTCGTCGGGATCGTCTACGCCCTGTTCACCGGATTCTCGCGCACCGGTGTGGAATGGGCAGGCGTCACGGCCATCGCACTGTCGGTCGGCCTGACCCTCATCATCGGCACGTACTTCCGCTTCGTGGCTCGTCGCCTCGATACGCGTCCGGAAGACTTCGACGATGCAGAGATCAGTGACGGGGCAGGGGATCTGGGCTTCTTCAGCCCGGGGAGTTTCTGGCCTATCCTTCTCGCAGGTGCTGCATCGGTCGCAGCCATCGGGTTCGCGTTCTTCCTGTGGTGGCTCATCGCGTTCGGTGTTGTTCTGATTCTTGCGGCGGCTGCAGGCCTGGTGTTCGAGTACCACCTCGGACCCGAGAAGCACTGA
- a CDS encoding HesB/IscA family protein — MTVSNETITHKVTMTEAASSKAKALLDQEGRDDLALRIAVQPGGCAGLRYQLFFDDRSLDGDLAVDFNGVTLAVDRMSAPYVEGASIDFVDTIEKQGFTIDNPNATGSCACGDSFN, encoded by the coding sequence ATGACCGTCTCGAACGAGACCATCACGCACAAGGTCACGATGACAGAAGCTGCGTCGTCGAAGGCCAAGGCGCTGCTGGATCAAGAAGGCCGCGACGACCTCGCGCTGCGCATCGCTGTTCAGCCCGGTGGCTGCGCTGGCTTGCGTTACCAGCTCTTCTTCGACGACCGTAGCCTCGACGGCGACCTCGCAGTGGACTTCAACGGAGTCACACTGGCAGTCGACCGGATGAGCGCTCCGTACGTAGAAGGTGCATCCATCGATTTCGTGGACACCATCGAGAAGCAGGGATTCACGATCGACAACCCGAACGCCACAGGCTCGTGTGCCTGCGGTGATTCGTTCAACTGA
- a CDS encoding cytochrome c oxidase subunit II codes for MNVAQSRILRRAGLAVFLGVAALLLSGCSIDNDVLRFGFPSGITPQGRSIRELWTWSVVAALVMGIIVWALIFWVVIFHRKKKDSPEFPRQTAYNVPLELFYTAVPFVIIAVLFYFTVVVQNYVDEKEPNPDVTVDVTAYQWNWKFGYQTVDLKDGEGKYEGTDLEAQAAAEVAATPPGGEAEGSEDGEFVPGAIHGVSPQDLSYLHYNKIETVGTSNEIPVLVLPTGKRIEFVLASSDVIHGFWVPEFLFKRDVLPNPKENHSDNVFQISEIEREGAFVGRCTEMCGTYHAMMNFEVRAVSPEDFQEYIDLRKPESDGGEGLTNAQALEAIGQSPLATSTHPFTTDRTQKSESVADGN; via the coding sequence GTGAACGTGGCGCAGAGTCGGATCCTTCGGCGAGCTGGGCTTGCAGTATTTCTCGGCGTAGCCGCGTTGCTGCTGTCCGGCTGTTCCATCGACAATGATGTCCTTCGCTTCGGCTTCCCGTCGGGCATTACTCCCCAGGGTAGGTCGATTCGCGAATTGTGGACGTGGTCCGTGGTGGCGGCCCTGGTCATGGGCATCATCGTGTGGGCACTGATCTTCTGGGTGGTCATCTTCCACCGTAAGAAGAAGGACTCGCCGGAGTTCCCGCGGCAGACTGCGTACAACGTTCCCTTGGAACTCTTCTACACGGCAGTCCCATTCGTCATCATCGCCGTGCTCTTCTACTTCACGGTCGTAGTTCAGAACTACGTCGACGAGAAGGAGCCGAACCCGGACGTCACCGTCGATGTGACGGCGTACCAGTGGAACTGGAAGTTCGGGTACCAGACGGTTGATCTGAAGGACGGCGAAGGAAAGTACGAGGGCACCGACCTCGAGGCTCAGGCCGCCGCCGAAGTTGCTGCAACGCCTCCAGGGGGCGAGGCAGAGGGCAGCGAGGACGGCGAGTTCGTTCCCGGAGCAATCCACGGTGTCAGCCCGCAGGACCTGTCCTACCTGCACTACAACAAGATCGAGACAGTCGGAACCAGCAACGAAATCCCGGTGCTCGTGCTTCCGACCGGCAAGCGCATCGAATTCGTGCTCGCGTCCTCGGACGTCATTCACGGTTTCTGGGTTCCCGAATTCTTGTTCAAGCGCGATGTTCTGCCCAACCCGAAAGAAAACCACTCGGACAACGTCTTCCAGATTTCCGAGATCGAACGAGAAGGCGCTTTCGTCGGTCGCTGCACCGAAATGTGCGGCACGTACCACGCGATGATGAACTTCGAAGTTCGTGCGGTATCCCCGGAGGACTTCCAGGAGTACATCGATCTTCGTAAGCCAGAATCCGATGGGGGCGAGGGTCTGACCAACGCCCAGGCGTTGGAAGCGATCGGCCAGTCGCCGCTTGCCACCAGCACCCACCCGTTCACCACGGATCGCACGCAGAAGTCCGAATCCGTCGCCGACGGCAACTGA
- a CDS encoding ubiquinol-cytochrome c reductase iron-sulfur subunit: MSDADSGRTDSGHGDGDNADKVDVNKKYTDEELAGMTREQLVELGTNLDHVDVAYRRDRWAVEGTRAEKRAERSVAFWFALSGVSAVAFIAIYLFWPWQYAGIGDEKYDAYSLYTPLIGLTMGLAILGVGVGAVQYTKKFIPEEVSIQDRHDGQSSEVDRKTLVAELGDSFDTSTIARRKVIKRSLYFGGGALGIMAILPLGGLIKNPWAEGDKSPLWVSGWTPRYPGETIYLRRDTGRPHDVVLVRPEDMDAGAMETVFPFREADRDDDHALLASLRGIRNSVMLIRLRTEDTAKVTKRKGQESFNYGDYFAYSKICTHLGCPTSLYEQQTNRILCPCHQSQFDALEYGKPIFGPAARALPQLPITVDEDGFLVADGDFIEALGPAFWERPTGRES; the protein is encoded by the coding sequence ATGAGCGACGCTGATTCCGGGCGTACCGACAGCGGCCACGGCGACGGCGACAACGCCGACAAGGTGGATGTGAACAAGAAGTACACGGACGAGGAACTCGCTGGTATGACGCGCGAGCAGCTCGTCGAACTGGGAACCAACCTCGACCACGTGGATGTCGCCTACCGCCGCGACCGTTGGGCAGTGGAGGGCACTCGCGCCGAGAAGCGTGCCGAGCGAAGCGTGGCGTTCTGGTTCGCACTGTCCGGTGTCTCCGCAGTTGCCTTCATCGCGATCTACCTTTTCTGGCCCTGGCAGTACGCCGGGATCGGTGACGAAAAATACGACGCATACTCGCTCTACACCCCGCTTATCGGCTTGACCATGGGCCTGGCGATTCTTGGTGTCGGAGTCGGCGCAGTGCAGTACACCAAGAAGTTCATTCCCGAGGAAGTGTCGATCCAGGACCGGCACGACGGCCAGTCGTCCGAGGTCGACCGCAAGACGCTCGTCGCGGAACTCGGCGACTCCTTCGATACCTCGACCATTGCTCGCCGCAAGGTGATCAAGCGTTCGCTGTACTTCGGCGGCGGCGCATTGGGAATCATGGCGATTCTGCCCCTCGGTGGCCTCATCAAGAACCCGTGGGCCGAAGGCGATAAGTCGCCGCTCTGGGTCTCAGGTTGGACACCGCGCTACCCTGGAGAAACGATCTACCTTCGGCGCGACACAGGACGTCCCCACGACGTCGTTCTGGTTCGTCCCGAGGATATGGATGCTGGAGCCATGGAGACTGTGTTCCCGTTCCGCGAAGCCGACCGCGACGACGATCACGCACTTCTCGCATCGCTACGTGGAATTCGTAACTCCGTGATGCTCATTCGCTTGCGCACCGAGGACACCGCCAAGGTGACCAAGCGCAAGGGTCAGGAAAGCTTCAACTACGGCGACTACTTCGCGTACTCCAAGATCTGCACGCACCTTGGTTGCCCGACGTCGCTGTACGAGCAGCAGACCAACCGCATCCTCTGCCCGTGCCACCAGTCGCAGTTCGATGCGCTGGAGTACGGCAAGCCGATCTTCGGTCCGGCAGCACGCGCACTGCCACAACTTCCGATCACCGTCGACGAGGATGGATTCCTTGTCGCCGACGGTGACTTCATCGAAGCACTGGGACCTGCCTTCTGGGAGCGCCCCACCGGTAGGGAGAGCTGA
- the trpD gene encoding anthranilate phosphoribosyltransferase, protein MIESKIGEPSRTWKKVLGALTSNADLSSADTSWAMDEIMSDNATAAQIAAFGVALKMKGPTPEEVRGLADSMLAHATLVDSEPNAVDVVGTGGDGADTVNISTMTAVVVAAAGGRVVKHGNRAASSQSGTTDVLEALGVKFGLGPEGVATTVREVGIGFCFAPIYHPALRFAGPPRKEIGIPTVFNVLGPLTNPGRPRAGLIGCAFESLVSVVAQVFADRGSSALIVRGDDGLDEITMSTTTTVHIVSNGSVTVTKIDPKDFGLDYVPIEALKGGDAAFNADVARSVFGGEHGAVRDAVLLNAAAALTALDGISGGIDADDLMPLMARGLERGAAALDSGATTELLDRWVTRSNQLD, encoded by the coding sequence ATGATCGAATCGAAGATCGGTGAGCCGAGCAGGACGTGGAAGAAGGTACTCGGTGCGTTGACGTCGAATGCCGACCTTTCGAGTGCCGACACGAGTTGGGCGATGGACGAGATCATGTCCGACAACGCCACAGCAGCGCAGATCGCCGCATTCGGTGTCGCTCTCAAGATGAAGGGGCCGACCCCGGAGGAAGTGCGCGGACTCGCCGATTCGATGCTGGCGCATGCGACGTTGGTCGACAGTGAACCGAACGCCGTCGACGTGGTGGGGACCGGAGGTGACGGTGCCGATACGGTCAATATCTCCACGATGACCGCGGTGGTCGTGGCGGCGGCGGGTGGCCGCGTCGTCAAGCATGGCAACCGGGCGGCGTCGTCGCAGAGCGGGACGACAGACGTGCTCGAAGCGCTGGGGGTGAAGTTCGGATTGGGGCCGGAAGGGGTGGCGACCACAGTCCGCGAGGTGGGTATCGGGTTTTGTTTCGCCCCTATCTACCATCCGGCGCTGCGCTTCGCGGGCCCACCGCGTAAGGAAATCGGCATCCCTACCGTGTTCAACGTCCTCGGCCCGCTGACCAACCCCGGACGGCCTCGGGCAGGTCTGATCGGGTGTGCCTTCGAATCTCTGGTATCTGTCGTCGCCCAGGTATTCGCCGACCGGGGATCGAGCGCGCTGATCGTGCGGGGCGACGATGGGCTCGATGAGATCACGATGTCGACGACCACCACTGTTCATATCGTGTCGAACGGTTCCGTGACCGTCACGAAGATCGATCCGAAGGATTTCGGTCTCGACTACGTCCCTATCGAAGCGTTGAAGGGAGGAGACGCTGCCTTCAACGCCGACGTTGCCCGTTCGGTGTTCGGGGGCGAACACGGTGCGGTCCGCGACGCTGTTCTGCTCAACGCTGCGGCCGCGCTCACCGCGCTCGACGGCATTTCCGGGGGCATCGACGCCGATGATCTGATGCCGCTGATGGCGCGCGGATTGGAGCGCGGCGCGGCTGCCCTCGATTCCGGCGCCACTACCGAGCTCCTCGACCGGTGGGTCACTAGGTCGAACCAGCTCGATTGA
- a CDS encoding cytochrome bc complex cytochrome b subunit has translation MSPSLQTLAAKQANDVDSRYHLAPGLRRQINKVFPTHWSFLLGEIALYSFVILLISGVFLTLFFDPSLSEVEYNGIYEPLRGVAMSRAYETTLNISFEVRGGLFMRQIHHWAALMFACSIIVHMLRIFFTGAFRRPREANWVIGCLLLILAMFEGFFGYTLPDDLLSGTGLRAAFSGITMSIPIIGTWMHWLIFDGDFPGTIIIPRLYVAHVLLLPAIILALIAAHLALVWYQKHTQFPGPGRTEQNVVGVRILPVFAVKSGAFFAVTFGILALMGGLLQINPVWNLGPYNPAQVSAGSQPDFYMMWTDGLARLWPAWDIYIGTRYTIPSVFAVALIMGLVFTVMIAYPWIEKRLTGDTAHHNLLQRPRDVPVRTAIGAMVLAFYIVLTLSCINDIIAYKLDISLNAMTWIGRIGMLVLPPIAYFVAYRFCIGLQRSDRAVLDHGIETGIIKRLPHGQYVEIHQPLGPVDDHGHPIPLDYQGAVVPKKMSKLGSAGKPGSGSLFRPDPVAESKALEEADHHGEIEQLTMLKNYQASIYGNGSNGHSKGTGHSNGTGSDSSPARQDSDSEH, from the coding sequence ATGAGTCCCTCACTCCAGACCCTGGCTGCCAAGCAGGCAAATGACGTCGACAGCCGGTATCACCTGGCACCGGGTCTACGTCGCCAGATCAACAAGGTCTTCCCGACGCACTGGTCCTTCCTCCTGGGCGAGATCGCGCTGTACAGCTTTGTCATCCTGCTCATCTCGGGTGTGTTTCTGACGCTGTTCTTCGACCCTTCGCTCAGTGAAGTCGAGTACAACGGCATCTACGAACCACTCCGCGGCGTCGCGATGTCCCGTGCGTACGAGACCACTTTGAATATCTCGTTCGAGGTGCGCGGCGGCCTGTTCATGCGTCAGATTCACCACTGGGCAGCATTGATGTTCGCGTGTTCGATCATCGTGCACATGCTGCGCATCTTCTTCACCGGTGCGTTCCGTCGCCCGCGTGAGGCCAACTGGGTCATCGGCTGCCTGCTGCTGATCCTGGCGATGTTCGAGGGCTTCTTCGGTTACACGCTTCCCGACGACCTCCTTTCCGGAACCGGTCTTCGAGCCGCATTCTCGGGCATCACGATGAGTATCCCGATCATCGGAACGTGGATGCACTGGTTGATCTTCGACGGTGACTTCCCTGGCACGATCATCATTCCGCGCCTGTACGTAGCGCACGTGCTCCTACTGCCCGCCATCATCCTTGCGCTGATCGCGGCTCACCTTGCGCTCGTCTGGTACCAGAAGCACACGCAGTTCCCCGGACCGGGCCGCACCGAGCAGAACGTCGTCGGCGTACGAATCCTGCCGGTGTTCGCGGTCAAGTCCGGCGCATTCTTCGCCGTGACGTTCGGCATCCTGGCTCTGATGGGTGGTCTGTTGCAGATCAACCCGGTCTGGAACTTGGGTCCGTACAACCCTGCACAGGTTTCTGCGGGCTCGCAGCCGGACTTCTACATGATGTGGACAGACGGTCTTGCCCGACTCTGGCCGGCGTGGGACATCTACATCGGAACCCGATACACGATCCCCTCTGTGTTCGCCGTCGCCCTGATCATGGGGCTGGTCTTCACCGTGATGATTGCGTATCCATGGATCGAGAAGCGGCTGACCGGCGATACCGCCCACCACAACCTGCTTCAGCGTCCGCGTGACGTCCCGGTCCGCACCGCAATCGGCGCAATGGTATTGGCGTTCTACATCGTGCTGACGCTGTCCTGCATCAACGACATCATCGCGTACAAGCTCGATATTTCACTGAACGCGATGACCTGGATCGGTCGCATCGGAATGTTGGTCCTGCCTCCGATCGCGTACTTCGTGGCCTACCGCTTCTGCATCGGCCTGCAGCGCAGCGACCGCGCGGTCCTCGATCACGGAATCGAAACCGGCATCATCAAGCGTCTGCCGCACGGTCAGTACGTGGAGATCCACCAGCCGCTCGGACCAGTCGACGACCATGGGCACCCGATCCCGCTCGACTACCAGGGCGCTGTCGTCCCGAAGAAGATGAGCAAGCTCGGTTCGGCCGGAAAGCCCGGTTCGGGATCACTGTTCCGCCCGGACCCAGTAGCGGAAAGCAAGGCCCTGGAGGAAGCAGACCACCACGGTGAGATCGAACAGCTGACCATGCTGAAGAACTACCAAGCCTCGATCTACGGCAATGGGTCGAACGGCCACTCGAAGGGCACTGGCCACTCGAACGGCACCGGCTCCGACAGCTCCCCTGCACGGCAGGACAGCGACAGCGAGCACTGA
- a CDS encoding cytochrome c oxidase subunit 3 — MTSAVGTQGSAITQRVHSLNRPNMVSVGTIVWLSSELMFFAGLFAMYFVARAQANGNWPPEPTELNLALAVPVTAVLIASSFTCQLGVFAAERGDVFGLRRWYIITLVMGAFFVAGQGYEYYHMVHEGTTLSSSVYGSVFYITTGFHGLHVIGGLIAFVFLITRTLVSKFTPAQATAAIVVSYYWHFVDIVWIALFATIYFIR; from the coding sequence GTGACGAGCGCTGTAGGGACTCAAGGATCGGCAATCACCCAACGCGTGCACTCGCTGAACCGCCCGAATATGGTCAGCGTCGGCACGATCGTGTGGCTGTCTAGCGAACTCATGTTCTTCGCCGGACTTTTCGCGATGTACTTCGTCGCGAGAGCCCAGGCCAACGGAAACTGGCCACCGGAACCGACCGAGCTCAACCTTGCGCTCGCCGTTCCGGTCACCGCTGTACTTATCGCGTCCTCCTTCACCTGCCAGCTCGGGGTTTTCGCCGCCGAGCGCGGTGACGTCTTCGGACTGCGCCGCTGGTACATCATCACTCTGGTCATGGGCGCCTTCTTCGTCGCCGGCCAGGGCTACGAGTACTACCACATGGTCCACGAGGGTACGACGCTGTCGTCGAGCGTGTACGGATCGGTCTTCTACATCACGACCGGCTTCCACGGGCTCCACGTCATCGGCGGTTTGATCGCCTTCGTATTTCTGATCACGCGAACACTGGTCAGTAAGTTCACTCCTGCCCAGGCAACGGCCGCGATCGTCGTGTCGTACTACTGGCACTTCGTGGACATCGTGTGGATCGCACTGTTCGCCACCATCTACTTCATTCGCTAG
- the asnB gene encoding asparagine synthase (glutamine-hydrolyzing), translated as MCGLLGVLTSTGTDAAGVDLVSSAMHCMRHRGPDEPGTWHDDDVIYGFNRLSIIDIEHSHQPLRWGPPENPTRYALTFNGEIYNYLELRAELSREHGAEFLTEGDGEPIVAAFHYWGTDAVRRLRGMFAFAIWDTDTRELFVARDPFGIKPLFIATGPGGTAFGSEKKSLLELTGLIGIGTDLDPRATEHYTVLQYVPEPETLHRDIRRVESGCYATLSPGTAPKVTRYFTPRFAVEPFAPRSEASRYQEIAEALEDSVAKHMRADVTVGSFLSGGIDSTAIAALAMRHNPNLITFTTGFEREGYSEVDVAAESAAAIGARHVVKVVGPEEFAASIPEIVWYLDDPVADPALVPLYFVAKEARKHVKVVLSGEGADELFGGYTIYREPLSLKPFEYLPKSVRRAAGALSEKIPDGTRGKSLLHRGSMTLEERYYGNARSFGDAQLRAVLRDFRPEWTHTDVTAPIYAQSEGWDPVARMQHLDLFTWLRGDILVKADKITMANSLELRVPFLDSEVFAVAEKLPLEQKITKDTTKYALRKSLEGIVPGHVLHRAKLGFPVPLRHWLRGTELFDWAHLQIAESETDHILNKAAITAMLNEHREGKSDHSRRLWTVLIFMVWHGIFVEKRIVPQIAEPTYPVDL; from the coding sequence GTGTGTGGACTACTGGGTGTTCTGACGTCGACCGGTACCGACGCTGCGGGAGTCGACCTCGTCTCTTCCGCCATGCATTGCATGCGCCACCGCGGGCCTGACGAACCGGGTACCTGGCACGACGACGACGTGATCTACGGCTTCAATCGCCTGTCCATCATCGACATCGAGCACTCCCATCAGCCACTCCGCTGGGGTCCACCGGAGAACCCGACACGGTATGCGCTCACGTTCAACGGCGAAATCTACAACTACCTCGAACTTCGTGCGGAGCTGAGCCGCGAGCACGGGGCCGAGTTCCTCACCGAGGGTGACGGTGAGCCGATCGTCGCTGCATTCCACTACTGGGGTACCGACGCCGTGCGTCGACTCCGCGGGATGTTCGCCTTCGCCATCTGGGACACCGACACACGTGAACTGTTCGTCGCACGCGACCCGTTCGGCATCAAGCCGCTGTTCATCGCCACCGGACCGGGAGGCACTGCGTTCGGCAGCGAGAAGAAGAGTCTGCTCGAACTGACAGGCCTCATCGGCATCGGGACCGATCTCGACCCGCGGGCAACCGAGCACTACACGGTGCTGCAGTACGTTCCCGAGCCCGAGACACTCCACCGCGACATCAGAAGAGTGGAGTCGGGGTGCTACGCGACTCTCTCCCCCGGCACGGCGCCGAAGGTCACGCGGTACTTCACACCGAGGTTTGCTGTCGAGCCGTTCGCACCACGATCGGAGGCTTCCCGCTATCAGGAGATCGCGGAGGCGCTCGAGGACTCGGTGGCCAAGCACATGCGCGCCGACGTGACGGTCGGGTCGTTTCTGTCCGGCGGGATCGACTCGACTGCCATCGCGGCTCTGGCGATGCGGCACAACCCGAACCTGATCACGTTCACGACCGGGTTCGAGCGAGAGGGCTACTCGGAGGTCGACGTCGCCGCGGAGTCCGCCGCGGCCATCGGCGCGCGGCATGTCGTCAAGGTCGTCGGCCCCGAAGAGTTCGCGGCATCGATCCCCGAAATCGTCTGGTACCTGGATGATCCCGTAGCCGACCCTGCCCTGGTCCCGCTGTACTTCGTTGCCAAGGAGGCCCGCAAGCACGTCAAGGTCGTACTGTCCGGCGAGGGCGCCGACGAGCTCTTCGGTGGATATACGATCTACCGGGAACCGTTGTCACTCAAGCCTTTCGAGTACCTACCGAAGAGCGTTCGCCGGGCCGCAGGCGCACTCAGCGAGAAGATACCCGACGGGACCCGCGGCAAGAGCTTGCTCCACCGAGGCTCGATGACCCTCGAAGAGCGCTACTACGGCAACGCCCGTAGCTTCGGGGACGCCCAGCTGAGAGCAGTGTTGCGAGACTTCAGGCCCGAGTGGACACACACGGACGTGACGGCACCTATCTACGCCCAGTCCGAGGGCTGGGATCCCGTCGCTCGGATGCAGCACCTCGATCTGTTCACCTGGCTACGCGGCGACATTCTCGTCAAGGCGGACAAGATCACGATGGCAAACTCACTGGAACTGCGTGTTCCGTTCCTCGACTCCGAGGTCTTCGCCGTTGCGGAGAAGTTGCCACTGGAGCAGAAGATCACGAAGGACACCACCAAGTACGCATTGCGAAAGTCGCTCGAGGGAATTGTTCCGGGCCACGTTCTGCACCGTGCGAAGCTCGGATTCCCGGTGCCCCTACGCCACTGGCTACGCGGCACAGAACTCTTCGACTGGGCACACCTGCAGATTGCCGAGTCGGAGACCGATCACATCCTGAACAAGGCAGCGATCACCGCAATGCTCAACGAGCACCGCGAAGGCAAATCGGACCACAGCCGACGGTTGTGGACGGTTCTGATCTTCATGGTGTGGCACGGCATTTTCGTCGAGAAGCGCATCGTGCCGCAGATTGCCGAACCGACCTATCCGGTCGATCTCTGA
- a CDS encoding helix-turn-helix transcriptional regulator, which yields MVRIPLGPEELSRGLRLGELLRSTRGHRTMSDVATEAGISVETLRKIESGRIPTPAFFTVAALCRTLDLSLDDVAEATARKPDRADAS from the coding sequence ATGGTGCGAATCCCCCTCGGCCCCGAGGAATTGTCCCGAGGTCTACGGCTAGGCGAACTCCTCAGGTCGACTCGAGGGCATCGGACGATGAGCGACGTGGCAACCGAGGCCGGGATTTCCGTCGAGACTCTGCGAAAGATCGAGAGCGGCAGAATCCCCACTCCGGCGTTCTTCACCGTCGCTGCGCTGTGTAGAACACTGGACCTATCGTTGGACGACGTCGCAGAGGCAACGGCGCGCAAGCCCGATCGAGCTGATGCTTCCTGA
- a CDS encoding cytochrome c, which translates to MSSSPPAAPGDSTSGSVSAATSRRKRKTRRRVTGALVLMMGLLSAGFLASALTPTPQVATADQDSAALIREGKQLYDTSCVTCHGVNLQGVQDRGPSLIGVGEAAVYFQVSTGRMPAVRNEAQIMRKPPKFDDKQIDALGAYIQANGGGPTVLRDSNGEVAQSSLADGDIARGSELFRLNCASCHNFTGEGGALSSGKFAPALGPATEQDIYTAMITGPQNMPKFSDRQLTQEEKIDIISYVKSAQDTKAPGGWGLGGFGPATEMIAIWVIGISAVVGATLWIGARS; encoded by the coding sequence ATGAGTTCATCTCCCCCAGCAGCACCCGGTGACAGCACCAGTGGATCCGTGTCTGCCGCCACGAGTCGGCGGAAGCGCAAGACGCGTCGCCGAGTTACCGGCGCACTAGTACTGATGATGGGTCTTCTCAGCGCGGGTTTCCTCGCGTCGGCCCTCACTCCGACGCCTCAGGTTGCGACCGCCGACCAGGATTCGGCCGCGTTGATCCGCGAAGGCAAGCAGTTGTACGACACCTCGTGTGTCACCTGCCACGGAGTGAATTTGCAGGGCGTGCAGGATCGCGGCCCAAGCCTGATCGGCGTCGGCGAAGCCGCCGTCTACTTCCAGGTTTCGACGGGTCGTATGCCTGCAGTTCGCAACGAGGCTCAGATCATGCGGAAGCCACCGAAGTTCGACGACAAGCAGATCGATGCTCTCGGTGCCTACATCCAGGCAAACGGCGGCGGGCCGACCGTACTTCGAGACAGCAACGGCGAAGTCGCCCAGTCCTCGTTGGCCGACGGCGATATCGCTCGCGGTAGTGAGCTGTTCCGTCTCAACTGCGCGTCCTGCCACAACTTCACCGGTGAAGGTGGCGCACTGTCCTCGGGCAAGTTCGCTCCTGCACTGGGCCCTGCCACCGAGCAGGACATCTACACGGCAATGATCACCGGACCGCAGAACATGCCTAAGTTCTCGGACCGCCAGCTGACGCAAGAAGAGAAGATCGACATCATCTCCTACGTCAAGTCGGCCCAGGACACCAAGGCGCCCGGCGGCTGGGGCCTCGGAGGCTTCGGCCCAGCTACCGAAATGATCGCAATCTGGGTCATCGGAATCAGTGCCGTTGTCGGCGCAACACTGTGGATCGGAGCAAGGTCATGA
- a CDS encoding carbohydrate kinase family protein — MTLAVSGSIATDHLMRFPGKFADQLVADQLSNISLSFLVDDLVIRKGGVGGNIAYALGVLGGSPLLVGAVGSDFSEYRSWLEANGVDCSGVRVSSTAHTARFVCTTDEDMAQIASFYPGAMSEAREISIGELTSKDPLELVLVGANDPDAMLAHTEQCRAAGIPFAADPSQQLARLSGEQATELIEGAAYLFTNEYEWGLLRQKTGLSEAEIAAKVGVRVRTLGKSGVEIVTADGTRTHTAVVPENSKVDPTGVGDGFRAGFLVAHLAGASVERAAQLGSLVAVLVLETTGTQEWTFNRDDALKRLGAAYGSTAAEEIGALLPA, encoded by the coding sequence GTGACTCTCGCGGTATCGGGTTCGATCGCCACCGATCACCTCATGCGATTTCCGGGCAAGTTCGCCGACCAGCTGGTAGCAGATCAGCTGTCGAACATTTCGTTGAGCTTTCTCGTCGACGATCTCGTGATTCGCAAGGGCGGAGTCGGCGGAAACATCGCCTACGCACTAGGCGTGCTCGGCGGATCGCCACTTCTGGTCGGAGCCGTCGGATCGGACTTCTCCGAGTACCGCTCGTGGTTGGAGGCCAACGGCGTCGATTGCAGCGGTGTTCGCGTGTCGAGCACGGCCCATACCGCACGATTCGTCTGCACAACCGACGAGGACATGGCGCAGATCGCATCGTTCTACCCAGGCGCGATGAGCGAGGCTCGGGAAATCTCGATCGGGGAGCTGACGTCGAAAGATCCTCTGGAACTGGTCTTGGTCGGTGCGAACGATCCCGACGCCATGCTCGCCCACACCGAACAGTGTCGTGCCGCTGGGATCCCGTTCGCGGCCGACCCGTCACAGCAGTTGGCGCGGCTGAGCGGTGAGCAGGCAACGGAACTCATCGAAGGCGCGGCCTACCTCTTCACGAACGAGTACGAATGGGGTCTGCTCCGCCAGAAGACAGGGCTCTCCGAGGCCGAGATCGCAGCGAAGGTCGGCGTTCGGGTCAGAACTCTCGGAAAGTCGGGCGTCGAGATCGTCACCGCCGACGGCACACGCACCCACACCGCCGTCGTACCGGAAAACAGCAAGGTCGATCCAACGGGCGTCGGCGACGGCTTCCGTGCGGGTTTCCTCGTCGCGCACCTCGCCGGAGCGTCGGTCGAGCGCGCAGCGCAACTCGGCTCGCTCGTTGCGGTGTTGGTGCTCGAGACGACCGGAACCCAGGAATGGACGTTCAACCGCGATGATGCGCTGAAGCGTCTTGGCGCCGCGTACGGTTCGACTGCAGCCGAAGAGATCGGCGCGCTGCTACCTGCGTGA